A DNA window from Streptomyces sp. CA-278952 contains the following coding sequences:
- a CDS encoding thiolase domain-containing protein: MPKEPVAVVGIGQTKHVAARNDVSIAGLVREAALRALEDAGLTWSDIDAVVIGKAPDFFEGVMMPELYLADALGAVGKPMLRVHTAGSVGGSTALVAAGLVAARVHRTVLTLAFEKQSESNAMWGLSLPVPFQQPLLAGAGGFFAPHVRAYMRRTGAPDEVGSLVAYKDRRNALKNPYAHLHDHGITLEKVRAAPMLWDPIRYSETCPSSDGACAMVLTDRDGAARSPHPPAWVHGGAMRSEPTLFAGKDFVSPQAGKDCAADVYRQARITDPRREIDAVEMYVPFSWYEPMWLENLGFAEEGEGWKLTEAGVTELDGDLPVNPSGGVLSTNPIGASGMIRFAEAALQVRGRAGEHQIDGATRALGHAYGGGAQFFAMWLVGAEPPPG, encoded by the coding sequence ATGCCTAAGGAGCCCGTCGCCGTCGTCGGCATCGGCCAGACCAAACACGTCGCCGCCCGGAACGACGTGTCCATCGCCGGACTGGTCCGCGAGGCCGCCCTCCGGGCGCTGGAGGACGCCGGGCTGACCTGGAGCGACATCGACGCCGTCGTGATCGGCAAGGCCCCCGACTTCTTCGAGGGCGTCATGATGCCGGAGCTCTACCTCGCCGACGCCCTGGGCGCCGTCGGCAAGCCCATGCTCCGCGTCCACACGGCGGGCTCGGTCGGCGGCTCCACCGCCCTGGTCGCCGCGGGCCTCGTCGCCGCCCGCGTGCACCGCACCGTCCTGACCCTCGCCTTCGAGAAGCAGTCCGAGTCCAACGCCATGTGGGGCCTCTCCCTGCCCGTCCCCTTCCAACAGCCGCTGCTGGCCGGCGCGGGCGGCTTCTTCGCCCCGCACGTACGGGCCTACATGCGGCGTACCGGAGCACCCGACGAGGTCGGATCGCTCGTCGCGTACAAGGACCGGCGCAACGCGCTGAAGAACCCCTACGCGCACCTCCACGACCACGGCATCACCCTGGAGAAGGTCCGGGCCGCCCCCATGCTCTGGGATCCGATCCGCTACTCCGAGACCTGCCCCTCCTCCGACGGGGCCTGCGCCATGGTCCTCACCGACCGCGACGGCGCGGCCCGCTCGCCCCACCCGCCCGCGTGGGTGCACGGCGGGGCGATGCGCAGCGAACCGACCCTGTTCGCAGGCAAGGACTTCGTCTCCCCGCAGGCCGGCAAGGACTGTGCCGCAGACGTCTACCGGCAGGCCCGGATCACCGACCCGCGCCGGGAGATCGACGCCGTCGAGATGTACGTGCCGTTCTCCTGGTACGAGCCGATGTGGCTGGAGAACCTCGGCTTCGCCGAGGAGGGCGAGGGCTGGAAGCTCACCGAGGCGGGCGTCACCGAACTCGACGGCGACCTCCCGGTCAACCCTTCGGGCGGTGTGCTGTCCACCAATCCCATCGGCGCGTCCGGCATGATCCGCTTCGCCGAGGCGGCTCTCCAGGTGCGGGGGAGGGCCGGGGAGCACCAGATCGACGGGGCCACCAGGGCGCTCGGCCACGCCTACGGCGGAGGGGCGCAGTTCTTCGCCATGTGGCTGGTGGGAGCGGAGCCCCCGCCCGGCTGA
- a CDS encoding MFS transporter — protein MANPYGVLFRTPGSRTFSAAGFVARMPLSMAGIGIIAMVSQMRGDYGLAGAVSATFTLSMALCGPRISRAVDRRGQSRVLPPVAGLSVIALGALLLCVRYDAPVWTLFGCAAVAGAMPNMAAMVRARWTHALKGSDRLHTAYSLESVVDELTFVVGPALSVALCTALFPEAGPLVAGVLLILGVLMFVPQKRTEPPVARPAEGHPRSGSAIRGGALRLLALTLAAGGAIVGTVDVVSVSFAEQQGSPAGAGIVLSVYAAGSAVAGLVFGTLKLTTPLPRLLVIGTAGTALTTLPLLLVGDIVSLSAAVFLAGLFFAPTMIVVMGLVERAVPPAALTEGMTWAITGLSVGVASGAAVSGAIVDRFGPGGGFGVAVAAGAAALLTALCARRPLERSLQERHDRDAGEPAEAPGGPAH, from the coding sequence ATGGCCAACCCCTACGGCGTCCTGTTCCGGACGCCCGGATCGAGGACCTTCTCCGCCGCCGGGTTCGTCGCCCGCATGCCCCTGTCCATGGCGGGCATCGGCATCATCGCGATGGTGTCGCAGATGCGCGGTGACTACGGCCTCGCCGGAGCCGTCTCCGCCACCTTCACCCTGTCCATGGCCCTGTGCGGTCCGCGGATCTCCCGGGCGGTCGACCGCCGGGGCCAGAGCCGGGTGCTGCCGCCGGTCGCCGGACTGAGCGTGATCGCGCTCGGCGCGCTGCTGCTCTGCGTCCGGTACGACGCCCCCGTCTGGACCCTGTTCGGCTGCGCGGCGGTGGCCGGAGCGATGCCCAACATGGCGGCGATGGTGCGTGCCCGCTGGACCCACGCCCTCAAGGGCTCCGACCGGCTGCACACCGCCTACTCGCTCGAATCGGTCGTCGACGAACTCACCTTCGTCGTGGGCCCCGCACTCTCGGTGGCCCTGTGCACCGCGCTGTTCCCCGAGGCCGGGCCGCTGGTCGCCGGGGTGCTGCTGATACTCGGCGTCCTCATGTTCGTCCCGCAGAAGCGCACCGAGCCCCCGGTGGCCCGGCCGGCCGAGGGCCACCCGCGAAGCGGCTCGGCGATCCGCGGCGGAGCGCTCCGCCTGCTGGCCCTCACGCTCGCGGCCGGCGGCGCCATCGTCGGCACCGTCGACGTCGTGAGCGTCTCGTTCGCCGAACAGCAGGGCTCACCCGCCGGCGCGGGAATCGTCCTCTCGGTCTACGCGGCCGGATCCGCCGTCGCCGGGCTGGTCTTCGGGACGCTCAAGCTCACGACGCCGCTGCCACGGCTGCTCGTCATCGGCACCGCCGGGACGGCGCTCACGACCCTTCCCCTGCTGCTCGTCGGGGACATCGTCTCGCTGTCCGCCGCCGTCTTCCTCGCGGGCCTCTTCTTCGCGCCTACCATGATCGTGGTGATGGGGCTGGTGGAGAGGGCGGTGCCGCCCGCCGCACTCACCGAGGGCATGACCTGGGCCATCACCGGGCTCAGTGTGGGCGTCGCGTCCGGCGCCGCGGTGTCGGGAGCGATCGTCGACCGCTTCGGTCCCGGCGGCGGCTTCGGCGTCGCCGTCGCCGCGGGCGCGGCCGCCCTGCTGACGGCGTTGTGCGCCCGGCGTCCGCTGGAGCGGAGCCTTCAGGAGCGTCACGACCGCGACGCAGGGGAGCCGGCCGAAGCTCCCGGCGGGCCCGCGCACTGA
- a CDS encoding TetR/AcrR family transcriptional regulator, which translates to MHAPQTDGRLLKGERRKEELIEATLQVVAREGVAGVSHRAVAREAGLPATAAAYHFTSIDDLLTGALTRCMDQDADRMLRLAEETDGGPEGITALAELLAKVVNGPGRLLAEYELYLLAARRPELRGSTRHWLEAIAAYGRRYTDDPVRVRALKGVIDGLLLQGLLTDTPPTAAEFEAVLRHVLL; encoded by the coding sequence GTGCACGCACCGCAGACCGACGGACGCCTGCTCAAAGGCGAGCGACGGAAGGAGGAGCTGATCGAGGCCACGCTCCAGGTGGTCGCCCGGGAAGGAGTCGCGGGCGTCAGCCACCGGGCGGTCGCGCGCGAGGCGGGCCTGCCCGCCACCGCCGCGGCCTACCACTTCACGAGCATCGACGACCTGCTCACCGGCGCGCTCACCCGCTGCATGGACCAGGACGCGGACCGCATGCTCCGGCTGGCCGAGGAGACCGACGGCGGCCCCGAGGGCATCACCGCGCTCGCGGAGCTGCTGGCGAAGGTCGTCAACGGCCCCGGACGGCTGCTCGCGGAGTACGAGCTGTACCTGCTCGCGGCCCGCCGCCCGGAGCTCCGCGGCTCCACCCGGCACTGGCTGGAGGCCATCGCCGCGTACGGCCGCCGCTACACCGACGACCCGGTCCGGGTACGGGCGCTCAAGGGCGTCATCGACGGCCTGCTGCTCCAGGGGCTGTTGACCGACACCCCGCCGACGGCGGCGGAGTTCGAGGCGGTGCTCCGGCACGTCCTGCTCTGA
- a CDS encoding terpene synthase family protein — protein sequence MAQPFSLPDFYVPYPARLNPHVEAARTHTRAWARSMGMLEGSGIWEEKDLEAHDYALLCAYTHPDCSAEALSLVTDWYVWVFFFDDHFLELFKRTPDREGGKRYLDRLPAFMPMDRGAPTPEPENPVEAGLADLWARTVPSMSDAWRARFAEATENLLNESLWELANIHEGRIANPVEYIEMRRKVGGAPWSAGLVEYAANAEVPASVADARPLRVLRDAFSDGVHLRNDLFSYQREVEDEGENSNGVLVLETFLGCSTQEAAEAVNDLLTSRLQQFENTALTELGPLCAQKGLDPAQTAAVLAYVKGLQDWQSGGHEWHMRSSRYMNGGGAGEAVAGFGMSAASIRFTLRSETARVRSQSHVPYQHVGPSLLPDFDLPFGTTLSPHLEGARVRIVDWARRMGILEAQPGVPGSHIWDERRLVAIDLPLCAAGLDPDATPDELDLSSGWLAWGTYGDDWFPVVHGRARDLAGARLANERLSLFMPLDGGGTPEPVNALERSLGDLWRRTAAPMDLSGRRTFRTAIESMTESWLWELANQAQNRIPDPVDYIEMRRATFGSDLTMSLCRLGHGRKVPEEVYRSGPMRSLENAAADYACLLNDLFSYQKEIEYEGEVHNGVLVVQNFFGVDYPTGVAIVHDLMNSRLRQFLHVAEVELPVLYDDFGLDAEAREVLAGYVQELKHWIAGILIWHRDCRRYREEDLRQGNDTPWHLSGPTGLGTSAAQVTRMMAQLAGSPA from the coding sequence ATGGCACAGCCCTTCTCACTGCCGGACTTCTATGTTCCGTACCCGGCGCGGCTCAACCCTCACGTGGAGGCTGCACGCACGCACACCCGGGCGTGGGCCCGCTCCATGGGGATGCTGGAGGGATCCGGCATCTGGGAGGAGAAGGACCTGGAGGCGCACGACTACGCCCTCCTGTGCGCCTACACCCACCCCGACTGCTCGGCCGAGGCGCTCTCCCTGGTCACCGACTGGTACGTGTGGGTCTTCTTCTTCGACGACCACTTCCTGGAACTGTTCAAGCGCACGCCCGACCGGGAGGGCGGCAAGCGGTATCTGGACCGCCTGCCCGCCTTTATGCCGATGGATCGCGGCGCCCCGACGCCGGAACCGGAGAATCCCGTCGAGGCGGGGCTGGCGGATCTGTGGGCGCGTACGGTCCCCTCGATGTCGGACGCCTGGCGGGCCCGGTTCGCGGAAGCGACGGAGAACCTCCTCAACGAGTCCCTGTGGGAGCTCGCCAACATCCACGAGGGCCGCATCGCGAACCCCGTCGAGTACATCGAGATGCGCCGCAAAGTGGGCGGCGCCCCCTGGTCGGCGGGTCTGGTGGAGTACGCGGCCAACGCCGAGGTGCCCGCTTCGGTCGCCGACGCCCGCCCGCTGCGGGTGCTGCGGGACGCGTTCTCCGACGGGGTGCACCTGCGCAACGACCTCTTCTCCTATCAGCGCGAGGTGGAGGACGAGGGCGAGAACAGCAACGGCGTGCTGGTGCTGGAGACGTTCCTCGGCTGCTCCACGCAGGAGGCCGCCGAGGCGGTCAACGACCTGCTGACCTCACGGCTCCAGCAGTTCGAGAACACCGCACTGACCGAACTCGGCCCGCTCTGCGCCCAGAAGGGCCTGGACCCGGCGCAGACCGCGGCCGTGCTGGCGTACGTCAAGGGCCTCCAGGACTGGCAGTCCGGCGGCCACGAGTGGCACATGCGCTCCAGCCGCTACATGAACGGCGGCGGCGCGGGCGAGGCCGTGGCCGGCTTCGGCATGTCCGCCGCCTCCATCAGGTTCACGCTCCGCTCGGAGACCGCGCGGGTCCGCAGCCAGAGCCATGTTCCGTACCAGCACGTGGGGCCCTCCCTGCTGCCGGACTTCGACCTGCCGTTCGGGACGACGCTGAGCCCGCATCTGGAGGGGGCCCGGGTCCGGATCGTCGACTGGGCGCGGCGGATGGGCATCCTGGAGGCCCAGCCGGGCGTGCCGGGTTCGCACATCTGGGACGAGCGGCGGCTCGTCGCGATCGACCTGCCGCTGTGCGCGGCGGGGCTGGATCCGGACGCGACCCCGGACGAACTGGACCTGTCCTCGGGGTGGCTGGCCTGGGGTACGTACGGCGACGACTGGTTCCCGGTCGTGCACGGGCGGGCCCGGGACCTGGCGGGGGCGCGGCTGGCCAACGAGCGGCTGTCGCTGTTCATGCCGCTGGACGGCGGGGGGACGCCGGAGCCGGTGAACGCCCTGGAGCGGAGTCTGGGCGACCTGTGGCGCAGGACGGCCGCCCCGATGGACCTGAGCGGGCGGCGCACCTTCCGGACGGCGATCGAGTCGATGACCGAGAGCTGGCTGTGGGAGCTGGCGAATCAGGCGCAGAACCGTATCCCCGATCCGGTGGACTACATCGAGATGCGGCGGGCGACGTTCGGCTCGGACCTGACGATGAGCCTGTGCCGGCTCGGGCACGGCAGGAAGGTCCCGGAAGAGGTCTATCGCAGCGGTCCGATGCGATCCCTGGAGAACGCGGCGGCGGACTACGCGTGCCTGCTCAACGACCTGTTCTCCTACCAGAAGGAGATCGAGTACGAGGGCGAGGTGCACAACGGCGTCCTGGTCGTGCAGAACTTCTTCGGCGTGGACTATCCGACGGGCGTGGCGATCGTGCACGACCTGATGAACTCGCGGCTGCGGCAGTTCCTGCATGTCGCCGAGGTCGAACTGCCGGTGCTGTACGACGACTTCGGCCTCGACGCCGAGGCCCGGGAGGTCCTGGCGGGCTATGTGCAGGAGCTCAAGCACTGGATCGCGGGGATCCTGATCTGGCACCGGGACTGCCGCCGCTACCGTGAGGAGGACCTGCGGCAGGGCAACGACACCCCCTGGCATCTGAGCGGCCCCACGGGTCTGGGCACCTCGGCAGCGCAGGTGACCCGGATGATGGCCCAACTCGCGGGCAGCCCGGCGTAG
- a CDS encoding transglycosylase SLT domain-containing protein: protein MPRISTLRITRSHKIATAVLVAAGSVSAIAATGGPSEAQTTAARSSVSVEPVAAAGIPTAKDAAAKKAAQETAAKEAAAKKAAAARKATAEKDAAEARSEKQAANRSTERVAPAPKKFANNLDGWIRESLDIMKKKNIPGSYEGLHRNIMRESSGNPNAVNDWDINARNGIPSKGLLQVIQPTFDAYHVNGTPKKLTDPVANITAAANYAADRYGSIDNVDSAY, encoded by the coding sequence ATGCCCCGCATCTCCACCCTGCGCATCACCCGCTCGCACAAGATCGCCACCGCCGTGCTCGTCGCGGCCGGTTCCGTCAGCGCCATAGCCGCCACCGGCGGCCCGAGCGAAGCGCAGACCACGGCGGCCCGGTCCTCCGTCTCCGTGGAGCCGGTCGCCGCCGCAGGTATCCCCACGGCGAAGGACGCGGCGGCCAAGAAGGCCGCTCAGGAGACCGCCGCCAAGGAAGCCGCCGCGAAGAAGGCAGCGGCCGCCCGCAAGGCGACCGCGGAGAAGGACGCCGCGGAGGCGCGCTCCGAGAAGCAGGCCGCCAACCGCTCCACCGAGCGCGTGGCCCCCGCGCCCAAGAAGTTCGCGAACAACCTCGACGGCTGGATCCGCGAGTCGCTCGACATCATGAAGAAGAAGAACATCCCCGGCTCCTACGAGGGGCTGCACCGCAACATCATGCGCGAGTCCAGCGGCAACCCGAACGCCGTCAACGACTGGGACATCAACGCGCGGAACGGCATTCCCTCCAAGGGTCTCCTCCAGGTGATCCAGCCCACCTTCGACGCCTACCACGTCAACGGCACCCCGAAGAAGCTCACCGACCCGGTCGCCAACATCACCGCCGCCGCCAACTACGCCGCGGACCGGTACGGCTCGATCGACAACGTCGACTCCGCCTACTGA
- a CDS encoding aminoglycoside phosphotransferase family protein → MYTASSSVSAPPRPLRPMGAGGGPYLAPHAGAPVQGPGRARRAAGPGAGPLSGRIDLSGPQGAQVRMAIASVQRICPEFNPVHVLRRSGRSVLIVGTTGRATAVAKCLLDHSPAWTERFRHEIAAYRAFVRHRPPVRVPRLIAADPENCTLVIERMPGRVAALTRHPAEAPPRADIRAALGAIARVNAWRPPPGLFEAPLDYASRIARYHELGLFTDRDLGDLQKLLHGLAHAGGKQGMGQFCHGDALLSNILLSPTGPVLVDWEHAGWYLPGYDLATLWAVLGDAPVARRQISQLAQARGPAARDAFLVNLMLVLTREIRNYETAVQRTMREAPAAGAGADRPGALSSGEEQRLLLRRLHDDCAMARRAVRAAVGTR, encoded by the coding sequence ATGTACACAGCATCGTCCTCCGTGTCCGCCCCGCCCCGTCCGCTCCGCCCGATGGGCGCGGGTGGCGGGCCCTATCTCGCTCCTCACGCCGGCGCACCGGTGCAGGGTCCGGGCCGGGCCCGACGGGCCGCGGGGCCGGGCGCCGGACCGCTCAGCGGAAGGATCGACCTGTCCGGGCCCCAGGGCGCGCAGGTAAGGATGGCCATCGCCTCCGTGCAGCGCATCTGCCCCGAGTTCAACCCGGTCCACGTGCTGCGCCGCAGCGGCCGTTCGGTCCTGATCGTCGGGACGACCGGGCGGGCCACCGCCGTCGCGAAGTGTTTACTGGACCACTCGCCGGCGTGGACCGAGCGGTTCCGGCACGAAATAGCGGCATACCGCGCGTTCGTCCGGCACCGCCCCCCGGTTCGGGTGCCCCGGCTGATCGCGGCGGATCCGGAGAACTGCACGCTGGTGATCGAGCGGATGCCCGGCCGGGTCGCCGCCCTCACCCGGCACCCGGCGGAGGCGCCGCCGAGGGCCGACATCCGGGCCGCGCTAGGGGCGATCGCCCGGGTGAACGCCTGGCGGCCGCCGCCCGGACTGTTCGAGGCGCCGCTCGACTACGCGTCGCGGATCGCGCGCTACCACGAGCTCGGTCTCTTCACCGACCGTGACCTGGGCGACCTGCAGAAGCTGCTGCACGGTCTGGCCCACGCGGGCGGCAAGCAGGGCATGGGGCAGTTCTGCCACGGGGACGCCCTGCTCTCCAACATCCTGCTGTCGCCGACCGGGCCGGTGCTCGTCGACTGGGAGCACGCCGGCTGGTATCTCCCGGGGTATGACCTGGCGACGCTGTGGGCGGTGCTGGGCGACGCCCCGGTGGCGCGACGCCAGATCAGCCAGCTGGCCCAGGCCAGGGGGCCGGCCGCGCGGGACGCGTTCCTGGTGAACCTGATGCTGGTGCTGACCCGCGAGATCCGCAATTACGAGACGGCGGTCCAGCGCACGATGCGCGAGGCGCCCGCGGCGGGGGCGGGGGCCGACCGGCCCGGCGCGCTCTCCTCGGGCGAGGAGCAGCGGCTGCTGCTGCGCAGGCTGCACGACGACTGCGCCATGGCGCGGCGGGCGGTGCGGGCCGCGGTCGGCACCCGCTGA
- a CDS encoding DNA-binding protein NsdB has product MTGEPNTRLSDLFGLAGWSKGELARMVNRQAAAMGHPQLATDTSRVRRWIDMGESPRDPVPEVLAALFTERLGRVVTIEDLGFGRRGRVGKRRDSGTEHHPDQLPWAPERTAAVLTEFTGMDLMLNRRGLVVGAGAGAALTAGSTIAGPMRDWLNSAPASAADAPRANDPLHADPAGFDRYEAAPVGSEEIEALEHSVEVFRAWDASRGGGLQRKAVVGQLNEVGGMLAYRHPDHLQRRLWGVAANLAVLAGWMSHDVGLEPTAQKYFVIAAHAAREGGDRPRAGEALSRAARQMVHLGRPDDALDLMKLAKSGSGDETLPRTQAMLRTIEAWAQASMGRGQAMRRTLGEAEELFTSDKSDVPPPSWMQMFDEADMHGMQALAFRTLAEHDRGAAAIAQRHAKQALELRDKDRRRSKIFDYISLASACFIANDPEQADRYARLALVSMGETSSHRTWDRLREMYRLTGQFAGYAGIQDLREEIELSMPPSQKKAKGTRI; this is encoded by the coding sequence GTGACCGGAGAACCCAACACCCGCCTTTCTGACCTGTTCGGCCTGGCCGGCTGGTCCAAGGGCGAACTCGCGAGAATGGTGAACCGGCAGGCGGCGGCCATGGGCCACCCGCAGCTGGCCACCGACACCTCGCGGGTCAGGCGCTGGATCGACATGGGGGAGTCCCCCCGTGATCCCGTGCCCGAAGTGCTGGCGGCTCTGTTCACCGAGCGGCTCGGCCGTGTCGTGACCATCGAGGACCTCGGGTTCGGCCGACGCGGGCGTGTGGGGAAGCGGCGTGACTCCGGGACGGAACACCATCCCGATCAATTGCCGTGGGCGCCCGAACGGACGGCAGCGGTCCTCACCGAATTCACGGGAATGGACCTCATGCTCAACCGACGTGGCTTGGTGGTGGGTGCGGGTGCGGGTGCCGCGCTCACCGCCGGCTCAACCATCGCCGGCCCCATGCGTGACTGGCTGAACAGCGCCCCCGCTTCGGCGGCCGACGCTCCACGCGCCAACGATCCCCTGCACGCCGATCCCGCCGGTTTCGACCGGTACGAGGCCGCCCCGGTCGGCTCCGAGGAGATCGAGGCCCTGGAACACTCGGTCGAGGTATTCCGCGCCTGGGACGCGTCCCGGGGCGGCGGACTCCAACGCAAGGCGGTCGTGGGCCAGCTCAACGAGGTGGGCGGCATGCTCGCCTACCGCCACCCCGACCATCTCCAGCGCCGCCTGTGGGGCGTCGCCGCCAACCTCGCCGTCCTGGCGGGCTGGATGTCCCACGACGTCGGCCTCGAACCCACCGCCCAGAAGTACTTCGTCATCGCCGCCCACGCGGCCCGCGAGGGCGGCGACCGGCCGCGCGCCGGAGAGGCACTCTCCCGGGCGGCACGCCAGATGGTGCACCTGGGCCGCCCCGACGACGCACTCGACCTGATGAAGCTCGCCAAGTCCGGCTCCGGCGACGAGACCCTGCCCCGCACGCAGGCGATGCTGCGCACCATCGAGGCCTGGGCACAGGCGTCGATGGGGCGCGGGCAGGCCATGCGGCGCACCCTCGGCGAGGCCGAGGAGCTCTTCACCTCGGACAAGAGCGATGTGCCACCGCCCAGTTGGATGCAGATGTTCGACGAGGCCGATATGCACGGGATGCAGGCACTGGCCTTCCGCACCCTGGCCGAGCACGACCGGGGGGCCGCGGCCATCGCCCAGCGCCACGCCAAGCAGGCGCTGGAGCTACGGGACAAGGATCGCCGGCGGTCGAAGATCTTCGACTACATCTCGCTGGCCTCGGCCTGCTTCATCGCCAACGATCCCGAACAGGCCGACCGGTACGCCCGGCTCGCGCTGGTGTCGATGGGGGAGACCTCCTCGCACCGCACCTGGGACCGGCTCCGCGAAATGTACCGGCTCACCGGTCAGTTCGCCGGATACGCGGGAATCCAGGATCTGCGCGAGGAGATCGAGCTGTCGATGCCGCCGAGCCAGAAGAAGGCCAAGGGCACGCGGATCTGA
- a CDS encoding PP2C family protein-serine/threonine phosphatase, whose product MPSPLSADRPAPQLPAPDAVDALIHRTRRLRGDVDAVRRDAVVFDEDDPQLRWQRALCELAVQHLDDLDEHLGQLRAGLPDRCSADTPRAVAVPDDPSAGSLLNRVGSAEWNLLTDESRWSEELYEIFGRPPGSTPLSLDDLPSVLLPEDQPVLTAMVTGCLVDGRPMDGEFRIVRPDGRTRTLHMTGEPVLDAEGCTASMWAVLRDVSELRRSEQAVSRNRASVRREEHIERAEHRVAVELQEAVLPPWRGSLRLPTRGPGALDIAAHYLPSESSDLIGGDWYDAMALPDGRTLLTVGDLTGHGIPATSAMAMMLGALRGMAVAGIEPGALMGHLNQVLETSVQPALGSALCCRFDPDSSVLSWAQAGHPAPLLFRHGSGRLLPPPDGMLLGAASNIVFEQDEVRLYPGDVLVLHTDGLTRRGDRGAGPEALLALAPRFADARTAQECVRSVVEEFGGTERLDDACVLVARIGA is encoded by the coding sequence ATGCCGTCCCCCCTCTCCGCGGACCGCCCCGCACCACAGCTTCCCGCGCCTGACGCCGTCGACGCCCTGATCCACCGGACGCGCCGGCTGCGCGGGGACGTGGACGCGGTGCGGCGGGACGCCGTCGTGTTCGACGAGGACGACCCCCAGCTGCGCTGGCAGCGCGCCCTGTGCGAGCTCGCCGTGCAGCACCTGGACGACCTCGACGAACACCTGGGCCAGCTTCGGGCGGGTCTGCCGGACCGCTGCTCCGCCGACACCCCCCGGGCCGTCGCGGTCCCGGACGATCCGAGCGCCGGTTCGCTGCTGAACCGGGTCGGCAGCGCCGAGTGGAACCTCCTCACCGACGAGTCCCGCTGGTCCGAGGAGCTGTACGAGATCTTCGGCAGGCCGCCCGGGTCCACTCCCCTCTCCCTCGACGACCTGCCGTCCGTACTGCTGCCCGAGGACCAGCCGGTGCTGACCGCCATGGTGACGGGCTGTCTCGTCGACGGCCGGCCGATGGACGGCGAGTTCCGCATCGTGCGGCCCGACGGCCGCACGCGCACCCTCCACATGACGGGCGAACCGGTCCTGGACGCCGAGGGCTGCACCGCCTCCATGTGGGCGGTCCTGCGGGACGTCAGCGAGCTGCGGCGCAGCGAGCAGGCCGTGAGCAGAAACCGGGCGTCGGTACGGCGCGAGGAGCACATCGAGCGCGCCGAGCACCGCGTGGCCGTGGAGCTCCAGGAAGCCGTCCTCCCTCCGTGGCGCGGATCGCTGCGGCTCCCGACGCGGGGCCCCGGCGCCCTGGACATCGCCGCGCACTACCTCCCTTCCGAGTCGAGCGACCTCATCGGCGGCGACTGGTACGACGCCATGGCGTTGCCGGACGGGCGCACCCTCCTCACCGTCGGCGACCTCACCGGGCACGGCATCCCCGCCACCTCGGCGATGGCGATGATGCTGGGAGCGCTGCGCGGCATGGCCGTCGCCGGCATCGAGCCGGGCGCGCTGATGGGGCACCTCAACCAGGTGCTCGAAACGTCGGTGCAGCCCGCGCTGGGCAGCGCCCTGTGCTGCCGGTTCGACCCCGACTCCTCCGTTCTGTCCTGGGCACAGGCCGGACATCCCGCACCGCTGCTCTTCCGCCACGGCTCGGGACGGCTCCTGCCCCCGCCGGACGGCATGCTGCTCGGCGCCGCGTCCAACATCGTCTTCGAGCAGGACGAGGTGCGGCTGTACCCCGGTGACGTGCTCGTACTGCACACCGACGGCCTGACGCGACGCGGCGACCGGGGTGCGGGCCCGGAGGCGTTGCTCGCCCTCGCCCCCCGGTTCGCGGACGCCCGTACGGCACAGGAGTGCGTACGGAGCGTCGTCGAGGAGTTCGGTGGGACCGAGCGCCTGGACGACGCGTGCGTGCTGGTCGCCCGCATCGGGGCGTGA
- a CDS encoding dienelactone hydrolase family protein, translating into MKTVTTRTVEYPADGLTMIGHLALPAGVDRRPAVLLGPEGTGLSDVERRRADALAALGYVALAFDLHGGRYFDDPEEMLARCLPLLADPDRMRGIGHAALDVLRTEPRTDPDRIAAVGYGTGGAVGLELGRGGVSLRAIGTVNATTTGRPGESARIRCPVWAGVGSEDPIMPPAQRNAFTAEMQAAGVDWRLTVYGGALHAFHHPPVGHPVVSGVGYHPRHAQRAWRDVLDLLAECLPVRPAGPLRGRTSPHAEPS; encoded by the coding sequence ATGAAGACGGTTACGACGCGTACGGTCGAGTATCCGGCCGATGGTCTGACGATGATCGGGCACCTCGCGCTCCCGGCCGGTGTCGACCGCCGACCCGCGGTGCTGCTCGGACCAGAGGGCACGGGGCTCAGCGACGTCGAGCGTCGCCGGGCGGATGCGCTCGCCGCGCTGGGATACGTGGCGCTGGCCTTCGACCTTCACGGCGGGCGCTATTTCGACGACCCCGAGGAGATGCTGGCCCGTTGCCTGCCACTGCTCGCCGATCCCGACCGGATGCGGGGCATCGGCCATGCCGCGCTGGACGTGCTGCGCACCGAGCCGCGGACCGACCCCGACCGGATCGCCGCCGTCGGCTACGGCACCGGGGGCGCCGTCGGACTGGAACTCGGGCGCGGCGGCGTCAGCCTGCGCGCGATCGGGACAGTCAACGCGACCACCACGGGCCGACCGGGCGAGTCGGCGCGCATTCGCTGCCCGGTGTGGGCCGGGGTCGGGTCGGAAGACCCCATCATGCCGCCCGCGCAACGGAACGCGTTCACCGCCGAGATGCAGGCCGCGGGCGTCGACTGGCGCCTCACGGTCTACGGCGGCGCCTTGCACGCCTTCCACCACCCGCCGGTCGGCCACCCCGTGGTCTCCGGCGTCGGCTACCACCCACGGCACGCGCAGCGAGCCTGGCGCGACGTCCTCGACCTGCTCGCCGAATGCCTGCCGGTGAGGCCCGCCGGTCCCCTGCGGGGCCGCACATCGCCGCACGCGGAGCCGAGCTGA